The nucleotide window TTTGAATTCAAATTCAAATCAATCCTAGGAAATCCAGTCCACATCCTATGAGAAATTTCCACCCCATCCTGATTTTGCAATAGGCAAACTTTTCAACAAATAGAGCTGGaattcccaaaataaataaaaataacctctTTTGGTACAAACCAAAAAGTGGTCATTCCAGGCGGTCACAGCTCTGCCATATTCCAGGCGGTCACAGCTCTGCCATAAGCAAACCCACTCCACCACAGGCATTTGCTCATTTTCCAAATCTGAAACAAtcatgtcttccttttttttgtatgtttctgtGCTCTTTGTAACTTTTATGAATCTTTATTAACCTGTATGCATGAGTATGTGTGTTTTTACTGCAATCTACTTTGGTAGCTTTTTCAAGTACAAAAGAAATAGTTACACATaaacaaatacaattaaaagATCTGAGGTGGGCTTCATAAAGACAGACACTGTAATGGAATATATCTGTAGTATACAAATGGCTCTACGGTACTGCCAAAatctctaaaaattatttctactttatcaCTGCTGTAAATGTAATTTTATCCAACAAAGAGTAAATCTGGTCAATTGTGGCACTGTTGTAACACTGGTACTAGAACTGTGTATGACCAGAGATGTAAAAAACAAACCTGCCGAGCACAgagactcacacttgtaatcccagcactttgggaggctgaggccagtagatcacctgaggtcaggagatcgagaccatcctggccaacatggcgaaaccctgtctttactaaaactacaagaattagccaggcgtggtggcacacacctgtagtcccagcctcttgagaggctgaggcaggagaatcgcttgatctgggaggcagagattgctgtgagccgagatcatgccactgaactccagcctgggtaacagaacaagactccgtctcaaaaaaaaaggtcaaaaaaaagccaaaaaacaaatcTATTTCTTCACCTGACTCACCAGTTCGTACCCTATAAATCTCCCTGATGGAATGACTACTAACTTTAAAGTATCTTCATTTCAAATTAGCACTATTTTCTTCCCTTGAGgaaagttttcctttcttgtccAAATCTTTGTTCTAATTGAGGGGACAGGACAAATTGACATATCTGACTGCCATGTAATGGGCCTTACTTCCCCACATTGACCTGAGATGAGGTCTAGGCATGTGGGTGAGCAAGTGTAGGGTGGGGGTCTTCGtggtgtttgcttgtttgtttgtttgtttgtttttaagagatggggccttgttctgtcatctaggctgtgacacttcagcctccagctcctgggctcaggcaatccctcctgcttcagcgtctcaaacagctgggactataggcatgcaccaccgtgcccaatatgcaccactgtgccccttaatatttttttagagattggggtgtcactatgttgcccaggctgctctcaaactcctggcctcaaatgatcctcccacctcagtctccccagtggctgggattacaggcgtgagccactgcacctggctacctTAATTATTAAAACACCTAATGTTGGGAAGATAAAAACGTTCTGGGGTTCTGGAGATGATAGTGGTGGATGAATAACAATATACATGTCCTTCATACCACCAAACTGTACATTTAAGAAtggttaaaaaggtaaattttgttatgtatattttaccacaataaaaaaattttaatggtagTTGGTGTAAATCTCAAACAACAAACTCATGaaatataatttcctttatttttacataaatgaacacaattttgttttaaacttgATCTAAGTCAATTAGGATTTCACTCCTTTTCCTTCCCCAGTTGGATACAAGTTCTGATATTCTTTTGCAATTCCAGGGAATTGGTTTGGGATGGGATTAAGGGCAAGTCATTTGGCCCTTAATATCAATTCATGCTGGGGTCCTCTAAGACCTTTGTCACTCCACCTAATCTTAAGCAGTTTACCTTGGAGATAGCCCTTGTTTCTCTATGTATATAACCCTCTCCACCATCACTACTCCCCACTGGGGGATTTGGGAATCATTCTGCTGCTTtcattctctttgctttttttagGTTTACCAAAGGCCAGTCTCCCACTGTGGTTTTAGGAGCACACTCTCTCTCAAAGAATGAGGCCTCCAAACAAACATTGGAGATTAAAAAATTTATACCATTCCCAAGATTTACATCAGATCCTCAATCAAATGATATTATGCTGGTTAAGGTAGGTAGCAGCATTGCCTTCCGTCTATTTTGTCAACATTTTTATACAGGGTGGCTCAATTAGTTAATCACCTGCACAAAAGCATTTTGTTAGCACCCACCCCATGTTTGAGGTGATTATGATCTATTTTATAAGGGCCCATGTTATTCCATATACTGCCTTGAAAGAAACAAGAATTTATCACAAATGTATCAGGGCTGCGTTTATACAAGGAAAAGCAACTCTGATACTCACATATGTAGGAGGGGAACATCTTACAAAGCCCAAGGATCCACACTGAAAGCTTTTCTCCCAAATGCTTTTCTCATTAGCAAGTAAAAAATACAACAGTTGTTTATACAACAGAGCCAACCAAGTGACTTCAGAGGCTCAGCAgcgagttacaacttagtctagACCACACTTAGTCTAGTCCAAACTTGGTCTAGACCATACTCAAGGGTCCTATCCAGCAGGAAGCAGCCCAGCCCTCAAAGTCATGACCTATGGATGTTATTCCACACAAAACCATCCAGTGCAGGGCAAAGGCCAGTTTGCTCGAGACTGGACAAAATTCCTGCTGTCTATAAGCTCCCTCCCCAAGCCTCAGTGAGCTCCTCGGGGAGTAGAGAGCATGGTCAGAAAAGCAACAACCACAAATGCAGCTGCAGGCCACCACCAAAGTAGATTCCAGAACAGGGACGCCTGCCTAAGACGGAGACCACACATACAACGCACAGGCTAGCATCAGAATACTACTGGGAAAGAAATAATTCAATCTTTTATCAATCTGTCAGCTTCAAACAGCCGCAAAACTCAATAAACATGTCAAGCTGCTCCACGTAAGATCCAAAAACTATCTTAGATCTGGAACCAAATGCGAGGTTACTGGCTGGGGAGCCACCGACCCAGATTTCTTAAGACCTTCTGATACCCTGCGAGAAGTCACTGTTACTGTCCTAAGTCGAAAACTTTGCAACAGCCAAAGTTACTACAATCGCGACCCTTTTATCACCAAAGACATGGTCTGTGCAGGAGATGCCAAAGGCCAGAAGGATTCCTGTAAGGTAAGAATCTCTCTTTTAAACAGGCATCTCGGAGCGCTGTACAGTAGCCAAGCTTCCATTGCTCACTGAcactgaggaggagggaggggcatAGAGAATACAAAACCACAATTCTAAACACTTTCTCTCCATTCCTGCACAGcattctctattctttttcatcTACCAATGTGAATGGATTGTAAAAACTTCCCCAATGCTTCATAAGCACCCACTAAATGTTTGTTAATCAGGATAATAGACTATATCTGACAACTCTTACAGGCTTCCTATGAGAGGTGTTATCCTCCTTAGAAAGTCTACCAACCCTGAAGTCACTAGTGGTGATTAGAAGATAACTTATTTAAAGAACCACCTTGCGGATTAATCAATAAGGAGGTCTTATAAGACTCAAATGCAAAAAGCTCAAATATACAGTATGTGTTTCATAAGTAATGCTGACTGACTGTCTTCATCTGTTTGGGCTGCCAccacaaaataccataaactcggtggcttataaataacagaactTTATTGTGTTCAAGatcaagatcaaggcactagcaCATTTGGTGTCTGGGGAGGGCCTACTTTCTGGTTCATAAACGGCTTCTTTTCACTCTAATCTCACATGGTAGATGGGGTGAGGCGTCTCTCTTAGGCCTCTTTAATAAGGGAACTAATCTCATTTATGAAGCCTTCACctccatgacctaatcacctcccaaaggccccacctcctaataccctCACCttgccccacctcctaataccctCACCTTGGGAGTGAGGATTGCAACATATGAATTCGGAGGAatcaaacattcagaccatactGCTGactaacaaaaagaaacaaaaggccgggcacagtggctcacacctgtaatcccagcactttgggaggccaaggtgggtggatctcttgaactcaggagtttgagaccagcctgggcaacatggtgaaaacctgtctctacaaaaaatacaaaaattagccgggcatggtggcatacgcctgtagtcccacctactcaggaggctgaggtgggaggatcacctgagcccaggaggttgaggctgaagtgagccgagatcttgccactgcattccagcctgtgtgacaaaatgagatcctgtcttaaaagaaaaaaaggaacaagagtcattatatttttcaaaatcttttgttTACTGagatggtaaagaaaaaaaataggtgttCATGTTTATATGAACTATACTAATATATAGTACAAATgaattactaattttttaaaaaattagaatacagTATTCATTTCATACTATATTAAGTATTATTGAGGAAGAGGATATGATGACTTCAAATGTCTTTTGCATCTGCAGTACCCAAGACCATCACCCTCCTAAACATCTGTTATCATGGTTGACCAAAGTACAAGGCACTGCAGTTTGCAATGTGAACATTAGCAAAGAGAAAGGCTGGTCTTCAAAGAAGCCAGCTCTTCATTAAAAGACCATGCCATCCCCTCTATAGCTCTTTCCCTTCACTTGATAGAATTTAGTTACATGTTTTGCTGTTAGAGTGAGTCTTCAAAAATCATCTCATTCACTAAGTATTTActaagtgtggtacatatacatagcACTATGTCCAACCATATGAggatgcaaaaaaataaataagtaacagaGAACATATAATTCCTGCCATCAAGACATTTACTACAATACATTGCTCTTTTCTGCTACTCTCAATAGCAATTTGATTTTAGGTCTATGAGCATCAAAATGAAATATACaactttaaaagattattttatttcaatggaTTATTTAAAACCTTATCCATTCTTTAATAAATAGTCAATAGTCATTGATTCCCAGATGAAAGTAGACATAGATAGGGACAAAACAGAGACAAGGACATGGACACcgagacagaggcagaggcatAGTCATAGTCATAGTTAGAGACATAAACAGAGAAGCAAGTAGGCAGAAACATAGTCCTAGACAGAGAGAGGCATATAGAGAACCTATAACGAGTAAAAGGCAGTGTCAGACACTCTCCAGGACATAAAGAAAGCAACGACCCAGATAATACTCCTTTGAACAATCAACAGttggtgcttaaaaaaaaaaattccaacagcTTCTCACcacatattttccctttttcttctttccagggTGATTCAGGGGGCCCCTTGATTTGTAAAGGTGTCTTCCATGCCATAGTCTCTGGAGGTCATGAATGTGGTGTTGCCAAAAAGCCTGGAATCTACACCCTGCTAAACAAGAAATACCAGACTTGGATCAAAAGCAACCTTGCCCCACCTCATACAAATTAAGTTACAAATGATTTTCTTGGATGCACTTGCTTCTTTTTTCCTAATATGCTCACAGGTTAGAGTTGGATGTAAGTAAAGCAGAACACAAGATGGGGTCCATTTTTGTACTTGTAAGTCATTTTATTAAGGAATCaagttctttttctcttgtaTCACTGATGTATTTCTACCATGCTggttttattctaaataaaatttagaagactctctgtttgtcttttatcACATGAAGTAATATCTACCCCCATTCCACCCACACTCCCCAAAGGGCAATAAGTTCACTGAACAAAACAGTAATGGTACCACCTTCAACCAGGTGTGACTTCTGCTGGATCATCCTAAGTTGTTGGGTTGTTTTCATTGTTGTGATAACATTAAACATGAGATAGGccctttcaacaaatgtttaaggGTGcgatacattattgttaactataggcatgATCTTGCAGTGCAGATCTCTAGAACTGCTTCATCTcctataaattaaacttcatgcCAGTTGAATAGCAGCTCCCTATTTCCCCACCACTCCCATCCTCTGGCAACCCGATTCTACTCTAAGCTTCTatgagtttgtattttttaaatataaatcataaatataaatatcccAATTCAAGCAAGCAGCTTATACAAATGTTTggacagtattttttatttatatatgtcatattttgTTCTAGAAAGGACTTAAAGCAATGTACAAAAACACctgcaacaaaacaaaatgcagaattaaaaacaaattgatgAAAGTATTGGGACAATGGGGAAATGAGAGTAAGAAAGAGAAGATGAAGGCTAAGTAGTCACATGGTACTGATAGTGCCACAAGTTTCTTTCTATACATTTGCTAGAAGGATTCACATTTGACTGTATGCTTTGGCCAATGCAAGAAAGAGCAACACAATCAATTATAAGAATTACAGTgtccaggaaataaaaataaattgtttaccGAGAAGTAGGACCGCTGGTACTGGAACTAAAACTAGAGAGAACTTTTTTCCACGGTCCTTCTTTTCCAAAAAAAGGACACTGTGacggcctggcatggtggctaacacctgtaatcctagcattttgggaggccaaggcgggcgttatcatgaggtgaggagatccagacaatcctggctaacacagtgaaaccctgtctctactaaaaaatacaaaaattagccgggtgtggtggcgggcgcctgtagttccagctactcgggaggctgaggcaagagaatggcgtgaacctgggaggtggagcttgcagtgagctgagattgtgccactgcactccagcctggacaacagagcaagatttcggaagaaagaagaagaagaagaagaaggagaagaagaagaaggagaaggagaaggaggaggagNNNNNNNNNNNNNNNNNNNNNNNaagaagaagaagaagaagaagaagaagaagaagaagaagaagaagaagaagaagaagaagaagaaggaggacaCTGTGCTATGTTTCCCATATCCTCACCAATTGCATCAGAACCACCTAAGATTATCTGTAATACAGGTTCCCTTGACCTCTTGCCTAGAAATTCAGATTGAATAGGCTTGGGGTGAGCCTGAAAATCTGCGTTTTTTTCAAAGCAACTCAGTTGATGCTGATAAATGGGCAAATCTGAAAGCCACTGATAATGAACTTCCTTAGTAACTTCttataataaagacaaaaattgatGTCAAGGGATTGTTACAAATCTTTCAGTGTGAACTGATGGCTTCAGACCAAAAGGCAATTCAAGTAAGATCACTGGAGGATCTCAGCTGTCTTGGGCTGTGGTCATCCAGTGATTAGAGAAGTAGCAATTTCTAATTTGGGTGGAGGAGCACGGTGGGAGATTGGTGGGGGATGGCTTCAACAGTCAGAAGCCAAAAGATTAATCTCAGCCCCTATATTTAATTTGAGTTTGGGGGGATAAATAGTTCTCGTTTCCAGGCAACATCATCAAGTTCTCTTACATGCATATAGAAATAgatgcttggccgggcgcggtggctcaagcctgtaatcccagcactttgggaggccgagacgggcggatcacgaggtcaggagatcgagaccatcctggctaacacggtgaaaccccgtctctactaaaaaatacaaaaaactagccaggcgcggtggcgggcgcctgtagtcccagctactcaggaggctgaggcaggagaatggcgtgaacccgggaggcggagcttgcaatgagctgagatccggccactgcactccagcctgggcggcagagcgagactccgtctcaaaaaaaaaaaaaaaaaaaaaatagatgcttttggtagtttgtttatttgcttatcttTTGTCATGGTTCTTAGAAACCATTAACCAGCACTACCCTGCACTATGAATACTTACAGAAATGGGAGCACTGGGTTAAAAAGGCAACCTAACTAAAATTAttgagaataaattttttaaattattgagaaaatagtaaaagaagGTTATTTAAATATCTCATCTTGTAtcattttgatttattaaaaaatactgattatGAAATCCCAGACTATATTttacaacaaaagaaaaggaaaaaattgtagATTCCCTGGActcaccattaaaaaataatcctgtgtctattttctctaaatttcaaATCCATGAAACATATCATTATAAATCTTTTTAACCAAAAGGACTATTGCCATTACCCATAATTCCAGCTGATGAGTTATCCTGAAAAGCTGTCACTAAAACTTGAGAGCTGTGTTTTGATTTTAGATTCCCTGCTGTTAATATCCAATAGTCGAACCTGATCAGATTGCCAGAGAAGGTCCTTTCAACAGCTGTGGCAGACCTGGCAACTCTGAAATTGGAAGATAAACAGTTTATTTTGACAAGCAGCTAATGATAGAAACTGCAATTGAAATGCATTCCTTATCCTTCAGGAAAGTCGTGTTTTGTTAAATGTACCAGTATCTCTATTCTTTTAGGGTATGCCCTAAAAGAATAGAGTATTTTATTTGGAAACTTCTGTCTTTGAGAGCCTATTTGATTCTATCTATGGCCTCAAAATGAAGTTGAGAGTCAAACCGAAGCAAATATCCAGATTTTAAAACTGCTCAAAGGTTTTAGAGCAAAGTAGTTTGATGTTGTCATTCTAATCATtccacttcctcccttctttgtGGTTGTGGACAGAGTATATTTGCCTTCCCCGCAGATACAAAAGAAGgctttatgctttattttatgtCCACCCTGTTATAATAGAAAGTGACAGCACTAAGTCCAGATATAATGCATGAAATACATCAGAATTGATTCAAATAAGCAATTAAACCAGTCTAGAACCAGGTAGCAGAACTAGTCCTACCTTCTGACTCTCTTAGTTCTTGCACATATTAAATCTCAACTCACTCTAAAATGATATGAAGAGCAGTGCTTCAAGCTTGGTTGTTTTTAGAAAACTATCTGAATAAAGGAAGGTACTGTTGGTCAATCAAAGAAGTGCTTCCTTTTTTACTAAGCTCTTCGGTTGGGAAAGGACACTGCTGTAGACTGAATCATGTCTGCTCCAAATTCATATGATGAAGGCCTAACACTCagtgtgactgtgtttggaggtggggcctataAGGAGGTAAATAAGGTAAAATAAGATCATAAGGGCAGGGCTCTGCTCCAATGAGATCCCAGTGTCCTTACAAGAAAAGAACTAGAGAGCTCAATTGCTCCCTCTgtctgctatgtgaggacacgGTGAGACAGTAGCCATCGATaagccaggaagtgggccctcccCAGAAAATGAATAGTCCAGCACCATGATCTCGGACTTCCAAGCCTCCggaatcatgagaaataaattgctattgtttaagccacttaatctgcagtattttgttatagcatcccaAGTTGACTAAGCCAGACACACCTgtggtgagggagaaaggacacTGTGTGCAACCTGCCCAAGGGCAGGGCAGCTGATGTCTCGACAGCCCTACAATTTCAAAAGATTACTGAGATATGCCTGAAAAGCTATCCGTATGTTGTCTGATGAGTTATTTGAGGACCAAGGGCAGCCCGGCTGAATGGTTGGGCTCCTTGTGTCTTAACTGATTCAGCCCTGCTTTCACGCTTTCACACAATGACTTCCTGTTGACTTCTCCAGTCTTTTTGCTGAGTCATATCAGTCCACTGTAGACTGACAAAATATCCTCGTCACTTACTATGTTCTACCATGAAAGGATCacattctttttctggttttagcCATAAATATCTGTGTGACAGCCTGTTAAGAGTCAGCATATGGATTTACACTGAGGCTTTCCCTAAGAACTTACAAATAAGTTGAATAAAATTGCTCTctgaaagttaaaatttaaactttatgCATATTAGGTCAGAGCAGAGATACATAAAATCACTCTGAAGAGACATGAGACATTCCCAAACCTACAAGACTATTATCTGCTTGAAGGTTAGAGACTACCGGTTTGCTACTCAGtcatctcctctttttctctggcATCAAAACTCAAATATTATTTGGTACCACAAATGTGCACAGCCAAAACAAGCCATTTTCGAGCCTCTCTCCTTGCCAGTAATGGTCATTGAGAAATAAGTGAAAGTGATTGGCCGAGGTTTCTAGGAAGTACCTATAAAAGGAGCTGATTCCGCTGGAAGGAGTGCCCtttcccccttcttccttcctactGCCTGGATTGCATATGTGATGGCTAGAGCTCCAGCAATAATGCTGAACCACGAGGCAAACTTAAATCGAAGCCAAGTGCTAGTGACAGTGAAGTGGAAAGAAGCAGTTGATGACCAAAGCACCTCCATACCAATCCTGTACTTTTTgttttacatgaaataaaaataaaaactatttaatcCACTGTTATTTGAAGCTTTCTGTTGTATACATCCTACCTAATCCTAATAATAAATTTGGAAACCTAAATCTTCTATGCTCCAAACAATGACAAGTATGTGCCTTTATCCCCTTATACCCAGACCCTCTCAAATCCTAAACGGCTTTAGCTTTCCACCTTCCCTTATTCATACAAGAATCAATTCagaaaaagtaacatttaaatgTTATAATCAATAAACCATTTCCCCCTCACTGCTCCATCTATAGCTTACTATGGAGAAACTTCCCTGGCCTACCTGACAAGCTATTTTTATCTTTACCACATACTGCTGTATggcaaacatttttgtttctattataaaaatgatacatatcACTCAGTAGTCTGTAATAAGCTTTACTCtgttggtgtattttttttttttttttttttgagatggagtctggctctgtcacccagcctggagtgcagcggtatgatctcggctcaccgcaagctccgccttccgggttcacaccattctcctgcctcagcctcccgagtagctgggactacaggtgcctgccagcacgcccaactaattttttgtatttttagtagagatggggtttcaccatgttagccaggatggtctcgatcttctgacctcgtgatctgcctgcctcggcctcccaaagtgctgggattacaggtgtgagccaccatgcccgaccccatccatgtatattttgtaaatggatcCTGTAGaactgttttttgaaaagttgccatgaaaataatgttttctggCATTTCAggttattattgtttgttttattatttgacaATCATTTGAAGTAATATAGCACTGTTTCCAAACCAAACTGCAAAAGCAACTCTATTGGAAGACAGTTGGATACAGTAATATCCTGGATATTAGCAGTGTTGTAGGAAATCAAAGCAGTCCCACATGTGATCAGTCAACAACACATGGGATGGCCATGTTAACAACCAATACAAATAGACTCCAGAATCTCCACCATTTAGCatctagagagacagagagatattcatttattcattcactcactcactcactcactcaacaaACACATCAAGCACTTCTATTTGCCAGACACTGACCTGGTCACTgtagaaagaggaaaagatacAATTCCTGCCCTGCAAGAACTCATAGTCTAGACATGTCCATGTTTACATGCAAATAAACATAcaatgtaaataaacaaatatactaTGCTCCAAAATTGGTTACAATGGAGACGTGCACAAAAATGATTATAATGCGGATATGCACATGAGACAGAAAACCGACTTACCTCAGGCGTAAGTCAGTCATTCAGAATTCCTGAAAGACAAATAATTGGCCCTACCAGGCTAGGCCTATGCAGATAAGACCTGATTCAAAAATTTCCTAAGGTAAAGAGAGGGAAAGATCTAAATCACCAGATTTGTACAATCCACTCCAATCAGATACAAGGAAACACAAGCTACAGCAGTGCCTATTGTAAAACTATGTCAATAAAGGTGAGAACATTTATTCCTTTTAAGAACTCAGCTCTCTCCcacacctctgtggtcttccaTAGAGACATCCAAGGCAAAACACATGACCAACAGAGATGTCTCAGGAGGAACTGTTCCATTTCCCTCAGCAGCAGATGATTCAGCTTTTTCCATGAATCAAGAATGATTAGTGCTGTgtgctgtggcttacgcctgtaatcccagcactttgggagggtgagacaggaggatcaccttaggtcaagagtttgagaccaggctgaccaacatggagaaaccctatctttactaaaaatgcaaaaattagccaggtgtggtggcatatgcctgtagtcccagctactcgggaggctgaggcacgagaattgcttgaacccgggaggtggagggtgcagtgagccaaactcgcaccactgcactccagcctgggccacagagcaagacactgtctaaaaaaaaaaaaaaaaaaaaattcatctgacCTTTTAGAAGCTTTGGAATCAGAGGAATTTGTGAACTCCACAAAGCATGGAAACTCTAAAACATACCTGTCCCAAACTTTGCCTTACCTGTCACCTCtgttctgttaatttttatttttttcaaataaaggcAACTCAGCAACATTAAAACAGAAGTGGGCTGATGTACTGGTTTTTATGGGTTGCTGTCCTGCCCTGCCTTACCATACTGGAGGACTGGTGCTGGAGAGTTTCCCACCTCATAGTGTGATCAAACCACAGTAATCTGCACAGACTACAGATTAGGGTTTGCCAGATTCAGCCGTATTTATACAAGACCTCTGTTCTCTGTCCAAGTGCTCTCACTTTCAAATCTACATAATTAAAAGTATTATACCTCAAATTAACTGTTTGAGTTTTAATTAGGAAAAACATATTTCACAAAACATTGTAGGCCGGTCTGAGTGCAATGGTGTTTAAATTAATTGATCACAATCCGTTATGGATTTCTTTGTTCCTCCTCCACTCCCattgcttcacttgactagcctttaaaaaaattttttttagatagaaaTAGTATAATCACAGAATGTTACTAGAATTTGTGCTGTAGAATTCACTATGCTATTAGCTCCATGAGAGCTGGGGCCCATAACTATTTTGATCAACACTGTACAGCCAGAACTTAGCAGAGGACCTCATATGCAGTGactacttaataaatatttgtaaactgaTAGATGGGGGGgaaaggatgaatggatggatga belongs to Theropithecus gelada isolate Dixy chromosome 6, Tgel_1.0, whole genome shotgun sequence and includes:
- the GZMK gene encoding granzyme K produces the protein MTKFSSFSLFFLIAGAYMTPVCFNMEIIGGKEVSPHSRPFMASIQYGGHHVCGGVLIDPQWVLTAAHCQYPFTKGQSPTVVLGAHSLSKNEASKQTLEIKKFIPFPRFTSDPQSNDIMLVKLQTAAKLNKHVKLLHVRSKNYLRSGTKCEVTGWGATDPDFLRPSDTLREVTVTVLSRKLCNSQSYYNRDPFITKDMVCAGDAKGQKDSCKGDSGGPLICKGVFHAIVSGGHECGVAKKPGIYTLLNKKYQTWIKSNLAPPHTN